Genomic DNA from Calditrichota bacterium:
GCGGCCTGTGGAACCCCTTGAAGTTGGATTTATCGGGACGTTTCGGGAACCGCTTTCGCGGGATGCCTTTCTGGCGTTGGTGAATCAAAAGCTCATGTGCGACGCAGCCCCCTTTTTTTATGGGCCGGATGCCATTCAAACGGTTCTGGTTATTAGCGGGGCCAGCTCCGCAGCTTATCAGGAAGCAGCCGCACGGGGAGTGGATGCGTTTGTTGGGGGTGACATTCGGGAAGAAAATGTGCGGGGTATCGAGGAAGTGCAGTTGAACTACATTGCCGCCGGCCACTACAATACCGAACGTTTTGGCGTTCAGGCTCTTCTGAACCATTTGACCGAAAAGTTTGATCTGGAAACGGCCTTTTTTGAGATTCCTAACCCGATCTGAAAGGATTGACAGTTTTGCCGGACAGCAGACACGACCGCTGTTTGGAAAAAGAAACGTTTGGATGATCGTGAATCGAAAAAATGGAGGGACGTAAATGAAGCTGAAAAAATATGTCTGGTTAGTGTGGGTTTTGGCCATTGTGGTCGGCCCGGGGAATCCGGCATTTGCCCAAAAAAATATCCCAAATATGATGCCGGATACGCCGTGGAGCTTTTTGTCCACGTCTGCCATTCATGCGTACCAGTTTGTTAAGGCTCATCCCACGTACGATGGCCGGGGTGTGGTGGTCATTGTCTGCGACAGCGGCGTTGATCTGGACACGCAGGGTTTATTGAAGACCTCAACCGGTGAAAAGAAAATCATCGACGTACAGGATTTCTCCGGCGAGGGGGATGTGAAATTAACGAAAGCCAAAAAGGGTGAAGAAAACGGAGAGGCGTTTCTCCAGAATGCCGCCGGCCAGAAACTTTATCATTACGATAAATTGGCCCTCAGCCCCAAAGACAGCACGTACTGGATTGGATTTTTGGATGAATCAAAATTCAAGAATTCCGGCGTTCCGGATTTCAACAACAACGGCAAACGCAATGACAAATTTGGCGTGGTGGCGTTTAAGGTAACCAAAGACGGGAAAACGTATTGGGTTGCGTATGTAGATACCGATGCAGACGGCCAAT
This window encodes:
- a CDS encoding Nif3-like dinuclear metal center hexameric protein, which codes for MNRDSLIAYLNDLLAIDNFQDYCVNGLQVEGKPDVLKIAGGVSVSQRFIHQAIDWGADLVLLHHGLFWKSDPYPFYLRGIQKRRLELLIKNDLNLVAYHLPLDAHDRLGNNIQILQKLDLRPVEPLEVGFIGTFREPLSRDAFLALVNQKLMCDAAPFFYGPDAIQTVLVISGASSAAYQEAAARGVDAFVGGDIREENVRGIEEVQLNYIAAGHYNTERFGVQALLNHLTEKFDLETAFFEIPNPI